From the Nostoc sp. PCC 7107 genome, the window AAGTAGATTGTTGCTTGGCATTACATTTTTTTGCTAGGATTTCCTTCATTATGTGTTGAGGTCGATTTTTGGTTGGCTGTGGCGACGACAATTAAAAGAAATAGGCCATGCAAAAAAGAGTGAAAGTCAAACCTAATTCAAAACAACAAAAAATTGAAGAACAAGTAGATGGGAGTTTAACTGTGCATTTGAAATCGCCTCCAGTTGATGGTAAAGCGAATGAAGAGTTAATTAAACTCTTAGCTGATAAATTTGATGTACCGAAGTCTTAT encodes:
- a CDS encoding DUF167 domain-containing protein; protein product: MQKRVKVKPNSKQQKIEEQVDGSLTVHLKSPPVDGKANEELIKLLADKFDVPKSYITIKSGLASRQKLIEISTDI